The Thermoflavifilum sp. genome contains a region encoding:
- a CDS encoding sulfite exporter TauE/SafE family protein, whose translation MQFHFLTIAGFLLLGICAGYLGGLAGVGGGIIVVPALVYIFGFNQHLAQGTTLAMMIPPIGLLAAREYYLRGYVHISACLLLISGYLVGSYLGGRLAVHLPDQVIKKIFAWFMLLVAVKLLFFSSAKS comes from the coding sequence ATGCAATTTCATTTCTTGACCATAGCAGGATTTTTACTGCTCGGCATCTGTGCGGGTTATCTGGGTGGACTTGCCGGCGTGGGTGGAGGCATCATTGTAGTACCTGCACTGGTGTATATTTTTGGATTCAATCAACATCTGGCGCAGGGTACCACACTGGCAATGATGATTCCACCCATTGGATTACTTGCAGCACGAGAATATTATTTGCGCGGATATGTGCATATATCCGCCTGCTTATTGCTCATCAGTGGCTATTTGGTGGGGAGTTATCTGGGAGGAAGGCTGGCGGTGCATTTACCGGATCAGGTGATTAAAAAAATATTTGCCTGGTTCATGTTGCTGGTAGCCGTGAAGCTGTTGTTCTTTTCCTCCGCAAAGAGCTGA
- a CDS encoding c-type cytochrome: MVIWLMAGLAIAMLIVISIATRMHLPVSPVRLQKDNVSSSYPSQQCFIWTAPDTSTIPPTVEGDLIRYGRLLVVHTARYLGPGGKVAHISNGMNCQNCHLGAGTVPFANNFSLVAATYPKYRARNNRVESIAFRINACLQRSLNGQALDTHSLEMRAMVAYLLWIGRPVAARVSDGSRSLKVWGAGTEKLKYLKRAADTGAGREVFITYCQRCHGMHGEGLWVDSLREYQYPPLWGQHSYNTGAGMYRISQLAAFVKNNMPFGTSYAHPQLTDAQAWDVAAFVNSQPRPAYRGLQHDWPSIASKPIDYPFGPYADSFSAWQHKYGPFEDIEKAHAFPHHR; the protein is encoded by the coding sequence ATGGTCATATGGCTGATGGCAGGATTAGCCATTGCGATGTTAATTGTAATATCCATCGCCACACGTATGCATTTGCCTGTTTCACCCGTTCGATTGCAAAAGGATAACGTTTCATCATCCTATCCATCACAGCAATGTTTCATCTGGACTGCACCCGACACCAGTACGATTCCGCCTACCGTTGAAGGCGATTTAATTCGATATGGTCGCCTGTTGGTTGTGCACACTGCACGTTATCTGGGTCCGGGAGGGAAGGTTGCGCATATCAGCAATGGCATGAATTGCCAGAATTGCCACCTGGGCGCGGGTACGGTTCCCTTTGCAAATAATTTTTCATTAGTGGCGGCTACTTATCCAAAATATCGAGCGCGAAACAATCGAGTAGAATCTATCGCTTTCCGGATAAATGCTTGTTTACAAAGAAGCTTGAATGGTCAGGCGCTGGACACCCATTCGCTGGAGATGCGGGCCATGGTGGCTTATTTATTGTGGATTGGCAGGCCTGTGGCCGCCCGGGTTTCCGACGGCAGCCGATCGTTGAAGGTATGGGGCGCGGGTACGGAAAAATTGAAATATCTGAAACGCGCGGCTGATACCGGTGCTGGACGGGAAGTGTTTATTACCTATTGTCAGCGATGCCATGGTATGCATGGAGAAGGGTTGTGGGTGGACAGTCTGCGTGAATATCAATACCCACCTTTATGGGGGCAGCACAGTTATAACACGGGCGCCGGGATGTATCGTATTTCGCAGCTGGCAGCATTTGTAAAAAATAATATGCCTTTCGGGACGAGTTATGCACATCCGCAATTGACAGATGCACAGGCCTGGGATGTAGCAGCCTTTGTGAATTCCCAGCCCCGGCCGGCTTATCGCGGTTTGCAACATGATTGGCCCAGCATAGCCAGTAAACCCATAGATTATCCCTTCGGTCCGTATGCCGATAGTTTTTCAGCATGGCAACATAAATATGGCCCCTTTGAGGATATTGAGAAAGCACATGCATTTCCACATCATCGTTAA
- a CDS encoding DsrE family protein has translation MFKFVIISAAMLMLQQFVSAQASNYKVVFDLTSNDPVAQQQVIRDAGLIKSAHPDAQVEVVLYGQGLDLVRKDKSSHTDDIANLIRNGVDFKACHIAMDRQHITESQLISGVQTVPDGIYEIISKQRMGFGYIKVAH, from the coding sequence ATGTTCAAGTTCGTCATTATTTCAGCAGCGATGCTGATGCTGCAACAATTCGTGTCGGCCCAGGCTTCCAATTATAAGGTGGTATTCGACCTCACCAGCAATGATCCGGTTGCACAACAACAGGTGATTCGCGATGCAGGATTGATTAAATCAGCTCATCCCGATGCTCAGGTTGAAGTTGTATTATATGGGCAGGGACTCGATCTGGTAAGAAAAGATAAATCTTCGCATACGGATGACATAGCCAATCTGATCCGGAATGGAGTAGATTTTAAAGCCTGTCATATTGCTATGGATCGCCAGCATATAACCGAATCGCAATTGATTTCCGGCGTGCAAACCGTGCCCGATGGGATTTATGAAATTATCAGCAAACAGCGCATGGGATTCGGATATATTAAAGTTGCCCATTAG
- a CDS encoding response regulator transcription factor has translation MSISIILFEDNVHLRQSLKLYLEQQDDCMVVGDYGSCDHADEIVAKLRPEVVIMDIEMPGISGIDGVRMIKEAFPETHVMIYTVFEDEDKLFDSLCAGASGYLLKNASLTHLHDAIRELQQGGVPMSPTIAQKVLQFFRLKTGGQDKYGLSPREMVILRHLVKGYSYKMIASACSITIATVQFHIKNIYHKLHVNCGREAVIKAIKDKII, from the coding sequence ATGAGCATAAGCATTATTTTATTTGAAGACAATGTCCATCTGCGGCAATCACTCAAGCTTTACCTTGAGCAACAGGATGATTGTATGGTGGTTGGTGATTATGGATCCTGTGATCACGCAGATGAAATTGTCGCGAAGTTACGTCCTGAAGTGGTGATTATGGATATCGAAATGCCCGGTATTTCGGGGATAGATGGCGTGCGGATGATAAAAGAAGCTTTTCCGGAAACGCATGTGATGATATACACGGTATTTGAGGATGAAGATAAATTATTTGATAGCCTATGTGCAGGTGCAAGTGGATATCTGTTGAAGAATGCATCGCTTACTCATTTGCATGATGCTATCCGGGAGCTGCAACAGGGTGGCGTACCGATGTCTCCCACTATTGCACAGAAGGTCTTGCAATTTTTTCGCCTGAAAACCGGTGGTCAGGATAAATATGGGCTTTCCCCTCGTGAAATGGTTATTTTACGTCATCTCGTCAAGGGATACAGTTATAAAATGATTGCCAGTGCCTGTTCGATCACCATCGCTACTGTGCAATTTCACATCAAGAATATTTATCATAAACTTCACGTAAACTGCGGAAGGGAAGCTGTTATCAAAGCGATCAAAGATAAAATCATTTGA